The proteins below come from a single Triticum aestivum cultivar Chinese Spring chromosome 5D, IWGSC CS RefSeq v2.1, whole genome shotgun sequence genomic window:
- the LOC123122636 gene encoding uncharacterized protein has product MASKATAATSWRWRLLLLLLVAVAALCWIPPAIAMAAAASTAKKGARRSLLGFVEAQGNSSYRCSPSGPCIPCQYSEKNDEKYCCSETGYRLPLKCVQVQNGTKEENKTKDRKMLAETSTPTGPKHYVTYRSCVPLEDEEKLSILGFEVLMAGMLLVSGPFVYYRKRQASLMQGVSRIPTNAPRF; this is encoded by the exons ATGGCGagcaaggcgacggcggcgacgtcgtggcggtggcggctgctgctgctgctgctggtggcggtggcggcgctgtGCTGGATCCCGCCGGCGatcgcgatggcggcggcggcgtcgacggcCAAGAAGGGGGCGCGGAGGTCGCTGCTGGGGTTCGTGGAGGCGCAGGGCAACTCCTCCTACCGCTGCAGCCCCTCCGGCCCCTGCATCCCCTGCCAGTACTCCGAGAAG AATGATGAGAAGTACTGCTGCAGCGAAACTGGCTACCGTTTGCCTTTGAAATGTGTACAAGTACAAAATGGTACAAAAGAAGAGAACAAAACAAAGGATAGAAAGATGTTGGCTGAGACATCCACGCCAACTGGCCCAAAACATTATGTTACTTACAGGAGTTGTGTACCATTAGAGGATGAAGAGAAGCTATCTATTCTTGGTTTCGAG GTCCTCATGGCTGGAATGTTGCTTGTAAGTGGGCCGTTCGTGTATTACCGGAAACGGCAAGCAAGTCTAATGCAAGGGGTTTCAAGAATCCCGACAAACGCTCCTAGGTTTTAG
- the LOC123122635 gene encoding RCC1 domain-containing protein RUG3, mitochondrial — MLRRLLPLRRRCYSASSTSSAAAPTLYSGGDHPVSLLSWGRGASGQLGGGKEERRLYPAPVARLLLPVPSPVLPPTPGRLPPAAGTEAAGGVEVGISCGLFHSALLVDGAAWVWGKGDGGRLGLGDEASAFVPRANPNLAGLRVLALGGIHSAALTASGDVFTWGYGGFGALGHYVYHRELLPRKVNGPWGGKIVHIATSGAHTAAITESGELYTWGRDEGDGRLGLGSGGGPGEAGSLSVPSKVTALPVPVAAVACGGFFTLALTSDGQLWSWGANSNFELGRGSNSSDWRPQIVPSLKNVHVIQVACGGYHSLALTDEGEVLSWGHGGHGQLGHPTIQNHRIPLAIKALSEERIVYIACGGSTSAAISEKGDLYMWGNARDCQLGVPDLPEVQPLPVKVNFLADGDEDPSPPRVISVAIGASHAMCLVSRQQIQK, encoded by the exons atgtTGCGCCGCCTGCTGCCCCTCCGCCGGCGCTGCTACTCCGCCTCGTCTACCTCGAGTGCCGCCGCGCCGACGCTCTACTCCGGCGGCGACCACCCCGTGTCGCTGCTCTCCTGGGGCCGCGGCGCGTCGGGCCAGCTGGGCGGCGGCAAGGAGGAGCGCCGCCTCTACCCGGCGCCGGTCGCGCGGCTCCTCCTCCCCGTCCCGTCCCCGGTCCTCCCGCCCACGCCCGGGCGGCTTCCCCCAGCCGCGGGgacggaggcggccggcggcgtggaggTGGGGATCTCCTGCGGGCTCTTCCACTCCGCGCTCCTCGTGGACGGCGCCGCCTGGGTGTGGGGCAAGGGCGACGGCGGCCGCCTCGGGCTCGGCGACGAGGCCTCCGCCTTCGTGCCCCGCGCCAACCCCAACCTCGCTGGCCTCCGCGTCCTCGCGCTCGGCGGCATCCACTCCGCCGCCCTCACCGCCTCCGGCGACGTCTTCACCTG GGGTTATGGAGGATTTGGAGCTCTGGGGCACTACGTTTACCACAGAGAGCTGTTGCCGAGGAAAGTGAACGGCCCTTGGGGAGGGAAGATTGTGCACATTGCCACGAGTGGAGCGCATACTGCGGCAATTACGGAATCAG GTGAACTTTACACTTGGGGTCGTGATGAAGGCGATGGAAGGTTAGGGCTTGGGAGTGGGGGTGGTCCAGGTGAAGCCGGCTCTCTCAGTGTTCCTTCCAAGGTGACCGCGCTGCCTGTTCCAGTTGCTGCGGTTGCTTGTGGTGGCTTCTTCACCCTTGCACTCACCTCAGATGGGCAGCTATGGAGTTGGGGAG CAAACTCAAACTTCGAACTGGGCAGAGGAAGCAATTCCAGTGACTGGAGGCCACAAATTGTCCCTAGCCTGAAAAATGTCCATGTAATCCAAGTAGCATGCGGTGGATACCATTCTTTAGCCTTGACTG ATGAAGGTGAAGTTCTCTCATGGGGACATGGCGGACATGGCCAACTAGGGCATCCAACCATTCAAAATCATAGAATTCCACTTGCCATTAAAGCTCTGTCTGAGGAGCGAATTGTCTACATAGCCTGTGGGGGATCAACTTCTGCTGCTATATCAG AGAAAGGTGACCTGTACAtgtggggaaatgcaagagactGCCAGCTAGGCGTTCCCGATCTTCCAGAAGTGCAACCATTACCTGTTAAAGTTAATTTTCTTGCTGACGGTGATGAGGATCCAAGTCCTCCTCGTGTCATCTCGGTTGCAATAGGCGCTTCCCATGCCATGTGTTTGGTCTCCAGGCAACAGATTCAGAAATAG